A genomic region of Thiohalophilus sp. contains the following coding sequences:
- a CDS encoding DUF4224 domain-containing protein gives MSLFLTKADIAYLTGYQRPSCQIRWLREQGIRHFVAPTVTQGSRVARSKSPPAPVSLTVQSRTFPVCEKWGNLPWQWEKENAPQRPAATCLPEARRLFLSIGATNGTSSARACTRPCRPTPT, from the coding sequence ATGAGCCTTTTCCTCACCAAAGCCGACATCGCCTACCTCACCGGATACCAGCGCCCCAGCTGCCAGATCCGCTGGCTGCGCGAACAAGGCATCCGCCATTTTGTCGCGCCGACGGTCACCCAAGGGTCGCGCGTAGCCAGATCGAAGAGCCCGCCGGCGCCAGTCAGTCTCACTGTACAGAGCCGGACTTTTCCAGTCTGCGAAAAATGGGGTAATCTCCCATGGCAATGGGAAAAAGAGAACGCACCGCAAAGACCTGCCGCAACGTGTCTACCAGAAGCACGGCGCCTATTCTTGTCGATCGGAGCAACAAATGGCACAAGCTCGGCAAGAGCCTGCACGAGGCCCTGCAGGCCTACGCCGACATGA